In Onychostoma macrolepis isolate SWU-2019 chromosome 04, ASM1243209v1, whole genome shotgun sequence, one DNA window encodes the following:
- the dnajc2 gene encoding dnaJ homolog subfamily C member 2, translated as MLKEALDGQLTVLYNAVAASVQVQVEPVGRWFEAFLKRRSRNVSASFQELEEEEELSEEEEDEELQLEEYPMLKTLDPKDWKNQDHYAVLSLAHIRYKATQKQIKAAHKAMVLKHHPDKRKAAGEQIVEGDNDYFTCITKAMEILSDPVKRRAFDSVDPTFDNMVPSKAEGKENFFEVFAPVFERNSRWSFKKHIPSLGAADASFEEVDNFYSFWYNFDSWREFSYLDEEEKEKAECRDERRWIEKQNRASRAQRKKEEMNRIRTLVDTAYNCDPRIKKFKEEEKARKESEKKAKAEAKKREQEEKDRARQAEEAAARVQREKEEEAARQAAQQAKKEKEAQKKAIKKERQKLRTTCKTHNYFTDNEADSVRMMEEVEKLCDRLELTSLQTLNEALASGNKEQSKAALEKQVQEVNVQMQKEKEAEMQAQQAARGAEHTSAGGGGLNNRGWNEEDLQLLIKAVNLFPAGTNARWEVIANYMNQHSSSGVKRTAKDVINKAKTLQKLDPHQKDEINRKAFEKFKKEHSAVPPTVDNAVPSERFDSVSAESNPSPWTTEEQKLLEQALKTFPVNTPERWEKISDAVPGRSKKDCMKRYKELVEMIKAKKAAQEQVTAKSKK; from the exons ATGCTGAAGGAGGCGTTAGACGGGCAGCTTACGGTGCTTTATAACGCGGTCGCCG CCTCAGTGCAGGTTCAGGTTGAGCCTGTGGGTCGCTGGTTCGAGGCGTTTCTGAAGCGCAGGAGTAGAAATGTGTCGGCCTCGTTTCAAGAgctggaggaagaggaggagctgtctgaggaagaggaggatgaggagCTGCAGCTGGAGGAGTATCCCATGCTAAAGACACTGGACCCCAAAGACTGGAAG AACCAAGATCACTACGCTGTTTTAAGTCTCGCGCACATCCGGTACAAAGctacccagaaacagatcaaaGCTGCTC ATAAAGCCATGGTCCTCAAACATCACCCGGACAAGCGGAAAGCTGCAGGAGAGCAGATTGTGGAGGGCGATAATGATTATTTCACTTGCATAACAAAAG CAATGGAGATCCTGTCAGATCCCGTGAAGCGGAGAGCATTTGACAGCGTGGATCCCACTTTTGACAACATGGTTCCTTCAAAAGCAGAAGGCAAAGAAAATTTCTTCGAGGTGTTTGCGCCGGTGTTTGAGAGGAACAGCAG ATGgtcttttaaaaaacacatccCGAGTCTGGGAGCCGCGGACGCGTCTTTTGAAGAGGTGGATAATTTCTATTCCTTTTG GTACAACTTTGACTCTTGgagagaattttcatatttagaTGAAGAGGAAAAGGAAAAAGCTGAATG TCGAGATGAGAGGAGGTGGATTGAGAAACAGAACCGAGCCTCTCGGGCTCAGAGGAAGAAGGAAGAGATGAACAGGATACGGACACTCGTTG ACACGGCCTACAACTGCGACCCGCGAATTAAGAAATTCAAAGAGGAGGAGAAAGCCAGGAAAGAGTCGGAGAAGAAGGCCAAAGCCGAGGCGAAGAAACGAGAGCAGGAGGAGAAGGATCGG GCGCGTCAGGCGGAGGAGGCGGCGGCGCGGGTGCAGAgggagaaggaggaggaggCGGCGCGACAGGCCGCGCAGCAGGccaagaaagagaaagaagccCAGAAGAAAGCCATCAAGAAAGAGCGGCAGAAGCTCAGGACGACCTGCAAG ACTCACAACTACTTCACAGACAATGAAGCCGACAGCGTGAGGATGATGGAGGAGGTGGAGAAACTCTGCGACCGCTTGGAGCTGACCAG TTTGCAGACGCTGAATGAAGCTTTGGCCTCTGGGAATAAAGAGCAGAGTAAAGCAGCTCTGGAGAAACAG GTGCAGGAGGTGAACGTTCAGATGCAGAAGGAGAAGGAGGCGGAGATGCAGGCGCAGCAGGCGGCGCGCGGGGCGGAGCACACCAgcgcaggaggaggaggactcAATAACAGAGGCTGGAACGAGGAAGATCTGCAGCTGCTCATCAAAGCCGTCAACCTGTTTCCCGCCGGAACCAACGCCAG GTGGGAGGTGATCGCCAACTACATGAACCAGCACTCCAGCAGCGGCGTGAAGAGAACCGCCAAAGACGTCATCAACAAAGCAAAAACACTGCAGAAGCTGG ATCCTCACCAGAAAGACGAGATTAACCGAAAGGCCTTTGAGAAGTTTAAGAAGGAGCATTCAGCTGTTCCTCCGACCGTAGACAACGCTGTGCCATCAGAGAGATTTGATT CTGTTAGTGCCGAGTCCAACCCCTCACCCTGGACCACAGAGGAGCAGAAGCTGCTGGAGCAGGCGCTGAAGACGTTCCCGGTGAACACACCGGAGCGCTGGGAGAAGATCTCTGACGCTGTGCCCGGACGCTCCAAGAAAGACTGCATGAAGAGATACAAG GAGCTGGTGGAGATGATAAAGGCTAAGAAAGCCGCCCAGGAGCAGGTCACCGCTAAAAGCAAGAAATGA